The window GCAGTCTCGCCAGACAATGGGCATCTGCGATGACTTGAAAGCCAAAGGCCTTGATCCTATGGTTCGTGAAAAAACCGGTCTTCTTATTGATGCTTATTTCTCCGGTACTAAAGTAAAATGGATTCTCGACAACGTTGAAGGTGCTCGCGAAAAAGCTGAAAAAGGCGATCTCCTTTTCGGTACTATCGACACATGGCTGGTCTGGAAACTTACCGGCGGCAAAGTTCATGTTACTGACTACACCAACGCTTCCCGTACCCTCATGTACAATATTCATGAACTCAAATGGGACGAAGAAATTCTTGGACACCTCACCGTTCCTGCTTCCATGCTTCCTGAAGTTAAACCTTCTTCTGAAGTATACGGCAACACTGATAAAGATGCTTTTCAGGGACTTGAGATTCCTATCTCCGGTATGGCCGGCGACCAGCAGGCAGCTCTGTTCGGTCAGGCTTGCTTCGAAGAAGGTATGGCTAAGAACACATACGGAACTGGTTGCTTCATGCTCATGAACACTGGTGAAAAAGCTGTTCCTTCTAAAAACGGTCTGCTGACTACCATTGCATGGGGTGTTGACGGTAAAGTTGAATACGCTCTTGAAGGTTCCATTTTCGTTGCAGGTTCAGCTGTTCAGTGGCTGCGTGACGGTATGAGAATGTTCCGTGACGCTAAAGACAGTGAACTTTACGCAACACGTGTACAGAGCTCTGATGGTGTTTACATGGTTCCTGCTTTTGTAGGTCTTGGAGCTCCTTACTGGGATTCTGAAGTTCGTGGTGCTGTTTTCGGTCTTACCCGTGGTACGACTAAAGAGCATTTTGTCCGTGCAACTCTTGAATCACTTTGCTACCAGACTAAAGACGTACTTTCCGCTATGGAAGCTGACTCCGGTATTAGCCTTGCCAAACTCCGTGTTGACGGTGGCGCAGTAGCTAATGACCTTCTCCTCCAGATTCAGTCTGACATTCTCGGAACTCCTGTTGAACGTCCTCTATGCATTGAAACAACCGCTCTCGGAGCAGCATATCTTGCTGGTCTGGCAGTTGGCTTCTGGGCAGATAAAAATGACATCAAACAGAACTTTGGTGTTGATCGTGAATTCGGTCCTAAAATGGAAGAAAAAGAGTCCAATGAGCTTTACGCTGGTTGGCAGAAAGCTGTTAAAGCTACTATGGCTTTCAAATAGCATTAAAATATACGCAGCTTCGGCTGTTACTATATGTATAGTTAAGGGACCGCTTGCGGTCCCTTTTTTTTTACTCATAAAGTTATGTTTTTAACTTTGTATAAAATATCTTCCAAATAAGTGCTTAATAAGATTAACAGTAAATCCTCAATTCTGAATTGTGGGCAATAAATTCGTTTAAAACAAAAATATAGATGTCTTGACTATTATGAATTTAACTTAGTATGTACTTGAATTCTATCAGCTACAGTATCTGGGAGGAGAATTGTAGTTTAAGATATAGAATAAAAATGGTGTTTCCGGCCCCCTGTGGGGGCAGTTAGTTTATTAACTTTGAATTGATGGTGGATATGATGAAAAGAATACTATGTTTTGCTTTACTTTGTTTTATGTTTGCGGGGTGCAGCGCAGGTAAGACCCGCAGAGTCGACCTTGATGCTGAGATTATAAACGATCCTCAGGCTACTTCTGTTCAGGATTATAGAACTGTTGCTGATAAAATGGCTAGATCGCTGTTGCAACTGCCGTTTATACATAAGGCTGAAACACCTCCGACAATAGCATTTATAGACGTTGAAAATAGATCAAACAAATATATCGATACCCGTGCCTTTCAGGAAAAAATACGCACACTTCTCTTAAAGAACTGTCGTGGTAAGATTTATTTTCTCGATCGTGCAGCTATCAAAGATATTTTAAAAGAGCGTAAGCTGAAAAGAAAAGGACAGGCTACAGCTTCATCTAAAGCTGGCGGTAAAATTCTGGGCGCAGATTATTTTCTTACAGGGTCAATTCATTCGATTACTACACGCCAATCTGATGCGAGCACAGATTATATGCGCTACTCTTTTCGTCTAACCGATGCAGACAATTCTTTAATTGTCTGGGAAGATGATTATGAGTCACGTTCACATACACAAAAATCATGGCTTGACCAGTAGTCTTACCCGGGGAGGGATATATTATGCGTTTTTCAAGATCGCAGATTGCTGCTGTCATAGTGATTATTTCTGTTTCCTTTTTGGTTCAGGCTTGTGTTTCAAGAAATGCCGGCCCACCGATTCAAACTACAATTAACAAAGAAAAACAGGATTGGCCGAAACCATCAGGTATTGAAGAGGCAATGGATTATGCTAAAATTCCCGCCAGCAGTAATGCTGTTGCCTATGACAAAAAATTAATTTCAAAGATTGATCAGGATTCAGCTGTCTGGGCTGATGTTTATTACTCTGATGCAATGATCGCCCGTGCTCCTAATGAGATGCTCAGGGATCTCTGGAAAGCCAGCAATCTGTCATATTCTCTCAGGGCACAGCAAAAGGGAGATAATGATTTTATTTTACCGCTGCTAAACAGAAGTATGCTTTATATCAGTGTCGGAGCTTACCACAATGCATTCAAACTTTTGCTGAATGCGAAGGGAGTAATGGATTCTGTTTTTCAGGAAGGTGGTGAACTCGGGGCTGAGCAGGAGAAAATCTTTAAAGGTGAACACTATGAAAAATCTCTGGCATGTTTCTATATGGGCATGCTTTTGTATATTCACGGTGACTATCAGAACGCCAGAGCAATGTTCTTAAGTGCCATAGAGGTTGACCGAGACAGTCTTCCTAACCGTGAGATTTTGCAGAAGTGGATCAAGAATAATGGTGCAGCATTAGGGCTGACCCTTGAAGAAACCACTGCTCTTTACCAATCTCTTGGCGATGATAACCGTGTTGTTCATTACATGTTGGCCAGAACCCTCGTTCAACTTGGCGATTATGAAAATGCAAAAGTTGAACTCGATAAAATAGACAGCTATTGTAAAATCCCTGATCATATGGTTTCCGATGCATGTGGTTCTTTTGGCAGTCGTTTAGTTAAGCAATATGATATCCAGCCAACCGGTAAAGATGAATTTGCTGATATTGAACGCCTTGAAAAGGATAATCTGGTAGTTTTTGTTACAATGGGCCATGCGCCCACTAAGTATGTCGGTGGGCCTGAAGGCAATACTGACTATATAGCCCCCCGTCCATATCTTGAACGTCAGGCCGAAGTTTATGTGGATGGAAAACTTATTGGTGAGCCTTACCCTCTCTTCAACATGCTTCATCAGGCAACAAGTACTTCCCGTTCTGTAAAAGATACTGTTCAGGGCGGCAAAGCTGCTGGAAAAATAGCAGCAGTTGTTGCAGCACGTTTTATTCCGTTCATTGGTGGAATTGTTTCTGACACCATAGAAAACAACTGGAGCATCGTAGCTGATACGAGACGCTGGGGAACTGCTCCCAATGAAGTGCAGGTTCTTTCGGCAAGAGTAGAACCGGGGCTTCATACGGTTACAGTTTTATTTTATGATATAAATGGTAAACCTTTGCCTCATTATGAGCAGACCCACTATTACGTTCCTGTTTCCAATGAGAAAGAAACTGTGTTGGTCAGCCGTGCTATTCGTGATAAAGGCAATGCTGTGAATGGTTTTTACTGTACTGAAGCTCGTTCAGTTAATGTAGAAAGTGGTGTGTTTGAATATATAGCAGGTGACCTGCTTAAAAATGATTTAGACCCTGATTCAGGACTAGATAAAGATGAAATGGTCGCAGTTGTTAAAGTAGAATTTGATGACCCAGCTAAAACCAAGCAGTTTATAGAAACAGGTGCCATTAATCCGTGGCTTAATACCGAAGCTATGGAGCAGAGATTTGATGGTCAGTTTGAAGGAATCAGAGTTATCAAGGTCGCTGAAGCTAAAGTTCTTAGAAAAGGTAAATACTCAAAATGCAAAGTGACAAATGGTAAGCTTGAGGAGAATCAGGTATATTTTATAACCATGAACAACTTACCTTTTGATGATATTATTGAGATTTCAAACCATAGCTTTGTCCAGAAATAGTACTCATTGCGCAGGAGAATATACCAATGAACAGAAGACATTTTCTTAAAATTATAACAGGAACTTTAGTTGCGGGAACAAGCGTTATTGCCGGTTGTTCCCACAAACCTACTAAATATTTTGTTAATCCATATGTGGCAAAAAGCCTGAATCCGCCGGAGATTAAGCATTGTTTTACAACTATAGGTCATAAGCCCGGTACAAAGCCTTTTATCCATGGCGGCACATGTTGCTGCACCCCTACTCCTGAATTGATGGAACAGTATCACGCTGATGGATTCCTTCTTGATATGGATGTTAACGCTCTTATTGCAGAGTATGAGGAGCGGGGAATAATTCTTGAACATGATGATGGATGGCAGTGTAATAATATGTGTGACTCCGGTCCTCATCTTGTTTTTGGTGGTAAATGTATGGTCCCCCCGACTATTGGGACCCAAAACTACGAAAATGTTATCGTAGGCAAGAAACCTAAAGTCTAGGTTGGAGGTGTATATATGAGATCTATTTTACTTTTACTTATGCTTGCTGCAGTCTTAGCTGTTTCTGCGTGTAGTCCTGCTGTTGCTCCTGTTGGAAATTATGATTCTGTTGCGTCGCAAAAAGAAAATAAAATACTTTATCTGAGAAGGGACGGTCTGATTGGAAGCCAGTATGCAACTCTAAATCGTTATCTTAAAGTTGTAAGAAATTTTTCTAAGTATGACGAGAATGGGTTATTTAAGGTTGTTGTTGTTTTTAACAATGATCGTTACGAGGATTCACGTAAAAATTTGAATTGTGATGTACAGTTTGTTTTTCTTGATGAAGATGGAATTGAATTGGAAAAAACAAACTGGCAACCTTATATGTTTCCTTCCGGTCAGGATATAACTATTAAAGAGGTTTCACTTAATCCTGATGCAAGGGACTACAAAATTTATGTTAGAGAGCCCCGTGATTCCACATGGTAGTTTGAACCAAGGAGGGGATGATGTTAAAATCAATTAAGGTAATTATATTAGTGTGTTTAGTGCTGACTATGGTTGGTCAAATTGCATTTGCAGGTGATTTGATGAATCCGACAAGTTTTGATCACAAGGATCGGGGGCAGCACTTTGAGGCGCTTGGCCCTAGTACAAGTTTGCGTATTGCATTAAAATCTTTGAATGATAACCAGCTTGTCAATACTCCTTACGGACATGTCGAGGGGGGAAAGACTGTTGTTACAAAGCAGGGTACTGCAACTGATCCAGAGCGTTATAATACCAGTCGTGACAATATAGGGACAAGTGTTAAGTTACGGGAAATGTTGTCCTATAAGCTATCTTCACTCCCTTTTATTGAGTTGATTGAGCGAGATAATGTGAACTCGATTGTTCGAGAACTGGAGTTCGCTGAAAACAATAAATATGTTAAGAAAGATACCTTGAATGAAGTCGGCCTTGAAATGCCGCAGTTCTTTATCAAGGCATTTTTTACAGCTAATGAAGGTCCATGCCGGGAAGATGACTCAGCTGAGGAAGAAGCCTGGGGGAATGATGATGAACTTAAAATGCCCAAAAGGCCATATCGGCTTATGTTACGCTTCTATGATATTAAGACATCTAAAATTGTCTACATAACATGTGGAAGCGGAGTTATTATCAAGGATGCAATCGACCGGTCTGTAGAAGATTTTAAGAAACATAAATATCTGTTTTATCCAGAGATGAGAGCTAGAAGTGTCTCTGGTGGGATCATAAATATTGATCATGGTCAGAAATCAGGTATGACAGCTGGAGTAAAGTTTCTGTTAGTCCGCCATTCCGGTCCACTCAAATCACTTAAGATGGATGATAATCCGGAAATTGTTGCTTTATGTGAAGTTCAGAATTCAAATTCTGATGGTTGTAAAGCTGAGATTATAGAAAAATATGAAGGCTATGAACCTGAAAAAGGTGATCTGGTTGTTTTCAGCCATCCTGTAGTTCGCGAGTGGGATTAAAAATACAAGATAAGTTATGACCGAAAAAGCTCTCTCACTATTTGTTTTGTTAACACTCCTCGTTTCTGGTGGATGTATCCGCCAGAAACGAGGAGATGTTTTTGATTCAATGGTTGATAAATTCGGTACCATGGATGCTTCCGATGGTATGGATGAAGTTGAACTTGATGAAAATGATTTTTTTCAGAATGCTATGACCCTATACGAACAGGGACACTATCTGGAAGCGCAAAAGAAATTTGCTATTTTCAAGAATAAATTTCCGTACAGCTCAATGATTCCGGCTTCTGTATTTTTTCAAGGTGAATGTTTTTTTAATTCTAAAGTTTATATTCAGGCATCACGTTACTACCATTCGCTGATACATACCTATCCGTATTCGTCCTATGTGCCGCAGGCTAAAATTAAGGATGGCATAAGTATGTACATGATAGGAAAAAACCGAAAGGCTGACGCTCTTTTCAAGAACGTTATCCGTGACTATCCAGACACTAAATTTTCCAAATCAGCTTCTTTTGCATTAAATGGCAAAATTCATGAAGCTGAAGCGCTTGTCTCCGGAGTAACAATTGAGCCGGAAATTGTTGTTGAACATAATATTTTTACAAAGACTGTTGGTACGCTTCCGGTCAATGTAAATGAAGTTAGCCCAAAATCTCAATGTGTTTCCACATATCCGAATCGCTACTTAATTGTCATCGCCAATTCTGAGTATAAATATTATGGGAACCTTAGTTATGTGAATAATGATGTGACCGTACTACAAGAGTTGGGTACTTGTTATTTGGGAGTTCCTGAGCAGAATATAGTTGTAAACAGAAACACAACTTTTTCAGAACTAAAACGCATCTTTACTCATCTCAATAATATTGTCCGGCAGAAAGATTCGATTGTTTTTGTATATTATACCGGCCATGGAATTGAGGATCAGCTGGGAAATCCATATTTAGTCCCTGTTGACGCATCCTTAAAAGGTGAAATGGACTTGAATGATAGTACTATCCCGTTAACATTTGTGCAGGGGCAGCTAGACAGGCTTAATGTCAGGAGTAAAGTTTTTATTTGGGATGCTTGCCGGGTAGATGTTCCATGGAAATTGATTCATGTGAATCGACGGATAAATACTGATATAGCAGGTGACAGTACATATATTTTTGCTACATCATCAGGGAATACAAGTAATATTTCGAAACAAAAATCCATTTCAGCTTTTTTGGACTCGCTGTGGGAACTGGCAAGGGCTGGAACAGCTAATTTTGATCTGGATTCAAGTGGTTATGTCGAGTTGATGGAAATTAAGGATTCGTTAGAGTCGCGCTTGCGAAGAACAACAGTTGATTCCCGGCAGAAATTAGAGATTAGAGGGATAACTAGTGCTAAGATTTTTCCTGTTCAATAGTTAAAAAACAAGAGTTGTTAAAATGGCCGGCGTCGACAGGGTGCTGGCCATTTTTTTATTCTATTATAAATATCAAGTTATAATTTTTTTTTATTTTTTTTATAAATAAAATCTATTATGCTTTTATAAGATTTAATCACAATTTTAGGAGTCCCCGTGCAAAATCTTCTCGTTGTATCAAA of the Maridesulfovibrio zosterae DSM 11974 genome contains:
- a CDS encoding YcfL family protein, with translation MRSILLLLMLAAVLAVSACSPAVAPVGNYDSVASQKENKILYLRRDGLIGSQYATLNRYLKVVRNFSKYDENGLFKVVVVFNNDRYEDSRKNLNCDVQFVFLDEDGIELEKTNWQPYMFPSGQDITIKEVSLNPDARDYKIYVREPRDSTW
- the glpK gene encoding glycerol kinase GlpK, coding for MSKKYVLAIDQGTTSSRAIVFNKKGEIVTVTQKEFTQIFPQSGWVEHDAMEIWSSVQSVVAEAFAQPEISGSEIAAIGITNQRETTVVWDKNTGKPVYNAIVWQSRQTMGICDDLKAKGLDPMVREKTGLLIDAYFSGTKVKWILDNVEGAREKAEKGDLLFGTIDTWLVWKLTGGKVHVTDYTNASRTLMYNIHELKWDEEILGHLTVPASMLPEVKPSSEVYGNTDKDAFQGLEIPISGMAGDQQAALFGQACFEEGMAKNTYGTGCFMLMNTGEKAVPSKNGLLTTIAWGVDGKVEYALEGSIFVAGSAVQWLRDGMRMFRDAKDSELYATRVQSSDGVYMVPAFVGLGAPYWDSEVRGAVFGLTRGTTKEHFVRATLESLCYQTKDVLSAMEADSGISLAKLRVDGGAVANDLLLQIQSDILGTPVERPLCIETTALGAAYLAGLAVGFWADKNDIKQNFGVDREFGPKMEEKESNELYAGWQKAVKATMAFK
- a CDS encoding caspase family protein, translating into MTEKALSLFVLLTLLVSGGCIRQKRGDVFDSMVDKFGTMDASDGMDEVELDENDFFQNAMTLYEQGHYLEAQKKFAIFKNKFPYSSMIPASVFFQGECFFNSKVYIQASRYYHSLIHTYPYSSYVPQAKIKDGISMYMIGKNRKADALFKNVIRDYPDTKFSKSASFALNGKIHEAEALVSGVTIEPEIVVEHNIFTKTVGTLPVNVNEVSPKSQCVSTYPNRYLIVIANSEYKYYGNLSYVNNDVTVLQELGTCYLGVPEQNIVVNRNTTFSELKRIFTHLNNIVRQKDSIVFVYYTGHGIEDQLGNPYLVPVDASLKGEMDLNDSTIPLTFVQGQLDRLNVRSKVFIWDACRVDVPWKLIHVNRRINTDIAGDSTYIFATSSGNTSNISKQKSISAFLDSLWELARAGTANFDLDSSGYVELMEIKDSLESRLRRTTVDSRQKLEIRGITSAKIFPVQ
- a CDS encoding penicillin-binding protein activator LpoB → MKRILCFALLCFMFAGCSAGKTRRVDLDAEIINDPQATSVQDYRTVADKMARSLLQLPFIHKAETPPTIAFIDVENRSNKYIDTRAFQEKIRTLLLKNCRGKIYFLDRAAIKDILKERKLKRKGQATASSKAGGKILGADYFLTGSIHSITTRQSDASTDYMRYSFRLTDADNSLIVWEDDYESRSHTQKSWLDQ